A part of Liolophura sinensis isolate JHLJ2023 chromosome 1, CUHK_Ljap_v2, whole genome shotgun sequence genomic DNA contains:
- the LOC135461281 gene encoding LOW QUALITY PROTEIN: uncharacterized protein LOC135461281 (The sequence of the model RefSeq protein was modified relative to this genomic sequence to represent the inferred CDS: deleted 2 bases in 1 codon), translating into MPKSKSKSKSAAPSGSGGSKGRKTPPPPSPSQCEGIHDDVGLVDHGQETCGNDGMVQTDIRQSLCQTASPTQAPELETGDTNHPVSVMSCNAPSLGLHVSNQTRQNITDGQFVNLASLLPSSTLPGHLSLNDNGEIVSREAQSKSNDTLDKWVDAFLICMDIYISAHPIAARSMLKYVYTIRLGAKRAAIGWKEYDVQYRLRKGDNPSASWGEVDTELWLLYMGSNNHGRAVSHTYKQGRSQGTCYDYNFKGTCFKHPCLYLHLCMRCGGDHPISMSNMQKSFLPQQQPFLGQRRTSLQFLANTRQTFNTNRYTYTNPRARNPSHTPRYIGFRPNPSQPGGFRQKSSIVS; encoded by the exons ATGCCGAAGTCCAAAAGCAAATCGAAGAGTGCAGCTCCCTCGGGTTCTGGTGGGTCCAAGGGACGtaagacacccccccccccttccccctcccAGTGTGAAGGAATTCACGATGATGTAGGCCTAGTGGATCATGGACAGGAAACATGCGGGAATGATGGGATGGTTCAGACGGACATACGTCAAAGTTTATGCCAAACTGCCAGTCCCACCCAGGCTCCTGAGCTTGAAACAGGTGATACAAACCACCCTGTTAGTGTCATGTCCTGTAACGCACCTAGTTTAGGATTACATGTGTCGAATCAAACTAGACAAAACATCACTGACGGTCAATTTGTAAATTTGGCCTCTCTACTTCCGTCCAGCACG CTTCCGGGGCATTTGTCTTTAAATGACAATGGTGAAATTGTCTCCAGGGAAGCCCAGTCAAAATCTAACGACACATTAGACAAATGGGTAGATGCTTTTCTCATTTGCATGGATATTTATATCAGTGCGCACCCAATAGCTGCGCGTAGTATGCTGAAATACGTTTACACAATTCGATTAGGTGCAAAGAGGGCAGCTATAGGATGGAAAGAGTATGATGTACAATACAGACtaagaaagggagataacccatcCGCTTCGTGGGGAGAGGTTGACACTGAGCTGTGGCTTCTTTACATGGGTTCTAACAACCACGGAAGAGCTGTTTCTCATACTTACAAGCAGGGCCGCAGTCAGGGCACATGCTATGACTACAACTTTAAGGGCACGTGTTTTAAGCATCCTTGTCTATATTTGCATTTGTGCATGCGCTGTGGAGGTGACCATCCCATTTCAATGTCCAACATGCAAAAATCATTTCTCCCTCAGCAACAGCCCTTTCTTGGCCAAAGAAGGACTTCACTCCAGTTTCTCGCTAATACTAgacaaacattcaacacaaaccggTACACATATACCAACCCCAGAGCACGAAACCCATCTCACACCCCCAGATATATAGGCTTTAGGCCGAACCCCAGTCAACCTGGAGGCTTTAGACAAAAATCTAGCATTGTATCCTGA
- the LOC135465342 gene encoding cartilage matrix protein-like — MVGCRAKSRRDCGYLAVVDTGASKCPWAKIEAQPYFLYNPKTEECCDWKDATNCVDLQADVMFVIDVSGSIDSQEFKQLISFVKSIVSALPIGLQETRVGAISFTSTAKLEFSMDKYATEADILAAMDTIVNKAGGTATFAALNLLKSEAYLPSNGNRADVQDLVFVLTDGKSSNKQATLDAVKNIENEGYTIFSVGIGNNLDLDELNAISSDPDSTFTLRADFDSLNTILNTLIDSACRVLAPVRTPGNGLDSAEKIADVLAVSVKTCELDW, encoded by the exons ATGGTTGGATGTCGCGCAAAGTCTAGAA GAGATTGTGGTTACCTAGCGGTGGTGGATACAGGGGCCAGCAAGTGTCCCTGGGCGAAGATAGAAGCTCAGCCTTATTTCTTGTACAATCCCAAGACCGAAGAATGTTGTGATTGGAAAGATGCAA CTAACTGTGTGGATCTTCAAGCCGATGTAATGTTCGTCATCGATGTCTCTGGTAGTATTGATTCACAGGAATTCAAGCAGCTGATAAGCTTCGTGAAGAGCATTGTTTCAGCTTTGCCCATCGGCCTTCAAGAGACTCGAGTTGGGGCTATTTCTTTTACCAGTACTGCTAAGCTGGAATTCTCTATGGATAAGTACGCCACTGAGGCTGATATATTGGCAGCAATGGACACAATAGTAAATAAAGCCGGCGGTACTGCCACTTTTGCTGCTCTGAACCTTCTCAAGTCTGAAGCCTACCTGCCTTCCAATGGAAATAGGGCTGATGTACAGGATCTGGTGTTTGTGCTGACTGACGGAAAGTCCAGTAACAAGCAAGCTACTTTGGACGCAGTGAAGAACATCGAAAATGAGGGCTATACCATTTTTTCCGTTGGCATCGGTAACAATTTAGATTTAGATGAACTTAACGCCATATCTTCTGATCCTGACTCGACGTTCACATTACGAGCGGATTTTGACAGCCTAAACACCATTCTGAACACCCTTATTGATTCAGCGTGCCGAG tgcTCGCTCCTGTCAGAACAC CTGGAAATGGTTTGGACTCTGCAG